From the genome of Vicia villosa cultivar HV-30 ecotype Madison, WI linkage group LG2, Vvil1.0, whole genome shotgun sequence, one region includes:
- the LOC131647785 gene encoding uncharacterized protein LOC131647785 isoform X1, translating into MTTHSLLFYTLILLASTFSLHFQAHAAPAGPLIRHLSSLIKWTRSATKMPHSDGNVLQFENGYVVETVVEGNAIGVIPYRIRVSEEDGELFAVDEINSNIVRITPPLSQYSRGRLVAGSFQGYTDHVDGKPSDARFNHPKGITMDDKGNVYVADTQNLAIRKIGDAGVTTIAGGKSNVAGYRDGPSEDAKFSNDFDVVYVRPTCSLLVIDRGNAALRQIILDQDDCDYQSSSISSTDILTVVGAVLVGYATCMLQQGFGSSFFSKTRQLRGEFKGQPSNEKHMPIPDSSKEDPGWPSFGQLIADLSKLSFEALASTFTQFIPSNFKSNRVNRGLTPLKDRLVMPEDEVKPPLVNRKSTHVTHHTENRQMPQVHTPSTAEKYSEVKPPKIKSSSFKDPSLSSKHRSSKRHEYAEFYGSSEIPSHVKSKSQKERTRHRHREKSGEVGSATNGAESKPVETRAAVDRSNSKFDHYSMRTNYVPGEAFRFNSQ; encoded by the exons ATGACAACTCACTCTCTCCTCTTCTATACTCTCATTCTACTTGCTTCCACTTTCTCTCTCCATTTTCAAGCTCACGCTGCTCCTGCAG GTCCATTGATTAGGCATTTGTCTTCACTTATCAAATGGACAAGGTCTGCAACCAAGATGCCACACTCAG atgGGAATGTTCTTCAATTTGAGAATGGTTACGTAGTTGAGACTGTTGTGGAAGGAAATGCTATTGGAGTTATCCCTTATCGGATCCGCGTCTCTGAAGAGGATGGCGAACTCTTTGCTGTTGATGAAATTAATAGCAACATTGTTCGAATTACTCCGCCACTCTCTCAAT ATAGTAGAGGAAGATTGGTAGCTGGGTCATTTCAGGGCTACACTGATCATGTCGATGGAAAACCTAGTGATGCTCGGTTTAATCATCCCAAAGGCATAACTATGGATGATAAAGGGAATGTTTATGTTGCTGATACTCAGAATCTTGCAATTAGAAAGATTGGAGATGCTG GAGTCACAACCATCGCCGGGGGAAAGTCAAACGTTGCTGGCTACAGAGATGGGCCTAGTGAGGATGCTAAGTTCTCAAATGATTTCGATGTGGTATATGTTCGGCCAACATGTTCCTTGTTGGTCATTGATAGAGGGAATGCTGCTCTTCGACAAATTATTCTTGACCAGGATGACTGTGATTACCAATCTAGTTCAATTTCCAGCACAG atatCCTTACAGTTGTTGGTGCTGTTTTGGTTGGATATGCTACATGCATGCTTCAGCAGGGATTTGGATCCTCTTTCTTCTCAAAAACA AGACAGTTGAGAGGAGAGTTTAAAGGGCAACCAAGCAACGAGAAACACATGCCAATCCCGGACAGCAGTAAAGAAGATCCTGGATGGCCATCTTTTGGACAACTTATTGCCGACCTTTCTAAGCTATCCTTTGAAGCATTGGCTAGCACATTCACTCAATTCATACCCTCGAATTTCAAATCTAACAGGGTGAATAGAGGACTAACACCACTCAAGGATCGTCTCGTGATGCCCGAAGACGAAGTCAAGCCTCCATTAGTCAATAGAAAATCCACACATGTTACTCATCATACCGAAAATCGGCAGATGCCGCAGGTCCATACTCCAAGCACTGCAGAGAAATATTCAGAAGTAAAGCCTccaaagataaaatcaagcagTTTCAAGGATCCTTCATTGTCAAGTAAGCACCGATCTTCAAAACGACACGAATATGCTGAGTTCTATGGATCCAGTGAGATTCCATCGCACGTTAAATCCAAAAGCCAAAAAGAAAGGACAAGGCATCGACACCGAGAAAAGAGTGGAGAAGTTGGTTCTGCGACAAATGGAGCCGAGTCTAAACCTGTTGAAACAAGGGCGGCTGTTGATCGGAGCAATTCGAAGTTTGACCATTACAGTATGAGGACTAATTATGTTCCTGGAGAGGCATTTAGATTCAATTCTCAGTAA
- the LOC131650983 gene encoding uncharacterized protein LOC131650983, protein MARGRGRPKKKVVSPLSTTLELDRKTETSSTSRSESNEEPHGILEGKTIEVKVMKVTQPSLKPVEESPKKLWVDVISGNRTPENGLPIEFSAPNLVDGELQGEIEEDDVFDEKCDWEAALIMYAIGKDLSMHTVKQFMERMWNFVQLPLMYYHDEGYFILKFKDIEDRDKVLMKGSYTIHNVSMILKEWDSEFDFKRDSLRTLPIWIKLPQLPLHLWGAMSLGKIGSAFGKPLFTDECTANKLRVSYARILVEVDITQKHQDSIKIKDSNGRMIEQNIEMEWKPKYCEICQRSGHQCTKDDGKKQWKAKVKVPIPTLEAENVAEPPKQAIEGNNVWTEVANSRKHKGKSPEGPLLEKSSEVNCHNGFDSLRDVPGSSNPFGE, encoded by the coding sequence ATGGCGCGAGGACGAGGACGGCCGAAGAAGAAGGTGGTCTCTCCTCTGAGCACGACTCTGGAATTGGATAGGAAAACAGAGACAAGTAGTACTTCAAGAAGCGAATCGAATGAGGAACCACATGGGATCCTTGAGGGGAAAACAATTGAGGTGAAAGTCATGAAAGTAACCCAGCCGAGTTTGAAACCTGTTGAGGAAAGCCCTAAGAAATTATGGGTTGATGTGATCAGTGGTAACCGAACCCCTGAGAATGGTCTGCCGATAGAGTTTAGCGCTCCAAACCTGGTTGACGGTGAATTACAAGGggaaattgaagaagatgatgtgtTTGACGAGAAATGTGACTGGGAAGCTGCTTTGATAATGTATGCTATTGGGAAGGATTTGAGCATGCACACTGTTAAGCAATTTATGGAAAGAATGTGGAACTTTGTTCAGCTCCCCCTCATGTATTACCACGATGAAGGATACTTCATCCTGAAGTTCAAGGACATCGAGGACCGGGACAAAGTTCTAATGAAGGGATCGTACACGATTCATAATGTGTCGATGATACTAAAAGAATGGGACTCTGAGTTTGATTTCAAAAGGGATAGCCTCAGGACTTTACCTATATGGATCAAGCTACCCCAATTGCCATTGCATCTTTGGGGGGCAATGAGTTTGGGGAAAATCGGCAGCGCATTTGGGAAACCACTTTTTACAGATGAGTGCACCGCTAACAAGCTGAGAGTGTCGTATGCAAGAATCCTAGTCGAGGTGGATATTACTCAAAAACACCAGGATAGCATCAAAATCAAGGATAGTAATGGGAGGATGATTGAACAGAACATTGAGATGGAATGGAAACCTAAGTACTGTGAAATTTGCCAAAGGTCTGGGCACCAGTGCACAAAGGATGATGGTAAAAAACAATGGAAGGCCAAAGTTAAGGTACCAATCCCTACTTTGGAGGCTGAAAATGTAGCGGAACCTCCTAAACAGGCCATTGAAGGTAATAATGTATGGACTGAAGTGGCAAATAGCAGAAAGCACAAAGGTAAATCCCCTGAAGGTCCTCTACTAGAGAAAAGCAGTGAGGTTAATTGTCACAATGGATTTGATTCCCTGAGAGATGTTCCGGGATCTAGCAACCCCTTTGGGGAATGA
- the LOC131647784 gene encoding uncharacterized protein LOC131647784, which produces MGCAGSSQSKPDGTVKKIRKPKPWKHPQPITMTQLMQLRDEFWDTAPHYGGRKEIWDALRAAAEADLSLAQAIVDSAGVIVQSADLTVCYDERGAKYELPKYVLSEPTNMIRES; this is translated from the exons ATGGGTTGTGCTGGATCCTCTCAGTCCAAGCCTGATG GAACTGTAAAGAAGATCCGAAAGCCTAAGCCTTGGAAGCATCCTCAGCCCATAACAATGACTCAGCTAATGCAACTGCGCGATGAGTTTTGGGATACAGCTCCTCACTATGGTGGACGGAAAG AGATTTGGGACGCTCTTCGAGCTGCTGCAGAAGCTGATCTTTCTTTGGCACAGGCAATTGTGGATAGTGCCGGGGTCATTGTCCAGAGTGCTGATTTGACAGTATGCTATGATGAAAGAG GTGCGAAGTACGAGCTACCAAAGTATGTTTTGAGTGAGCCAACTAACATGATTCGAGAAAGCTAA
- the LOC131647785 gene encoding uncharacterized protein LOC131647785 isoform X2, giving the protein MTTHSLLFYTLILLASTFSLHFQAHAAPAGPLIRHLSSLIKWTRSATKMPHSDGNVLQFENGYVVETVVEGNAIGVIPYRIRVSEEDGELFAVDEINSNIVRITPPLSQYSRGRLVAGSFQGYTDHVDGKPSDARFNHPKGITMDDKGNVYVADTQNLAIRKIGDAGVTTIAGGKSNVAGYRDGPSEDAKFSNDFDVVYVRPTCSLLVIDRGNAALRQIILDQDDCDYQSSSISSTDILTVVGAVLVGYATCMLQQGFGSSFFSKTLRGEFKGQPSNEKHMPIPDSSKEDPGWPSFGQLIADLSKLSFEALASTFTQFIPSNFKSNRVNRGLTPLKDRLVMPEDEVKPPLVNRKSTHVTHHTENRQMPQVHTPSTAEKYSEVKPPKIKSSSFKDPSLSSKHRSSKRHEYAEFYGSSEIPSHVKSKSQKERTRHRHREKSGEVGSATNGAESKPVETRAAVDRSNSKFDHYSMRTNYVPGEAFRFNSQ; this is encoded by the exons ATGACAACTCACTCTCTCCTCTTCTATACTCTCATTCTACTTGCTTCCACTTTCTCTCTCCATTTTCAAGCTCACGCTGCTCCTGCAG GTCCATTGATTAGGCATTTGTCTTCACTTATCAAATGGACAAGGTCTGCAACCAAGATGCCACACTCAG atgGGAATGTTCTTCAATTTGAGAATGGTTACGTAGTTGAGACTGTTGTGGAAGGAAATGCTATTGGAGTTATCCCTTATCGGATCCGCGTCTCTGAAGAGGATGGCGAACTCTTTGCTGTTGATGAAATTAATAGCAACATTGTTCGAATTACTCCGCCACTCTCTCAAT ATAGTAGAGGAAGATTGGTAGCTGGGTCATTTCAGGGCTACACTGATCATGTCGATGGAAAACCTAGTGATGCTCGGTTTAATCATCCCAAAGGCATAACTATGGATGATAAAGGGAATGTTTATGTTGCTGATACTCAGAATCTTGCAATTAGAAAGATTGGAGATGCTG GAGTCACAACCATCGCCGGGGGAAAGTCAAACGTTGCTGGCTACAGAGATGGGCCTAGTGAGGATGCTAAGTTCTCAAATGATTTCGATGTGGTATATGTTCGGCCAACATGTTCCTTGTTGGTCATTGATAGAGGGAATGCTGCTCTTCGACAAATTATTCTTGACCAGGATGACTGTGATTACCAATCTAGTTCAATTTCCAGCACAG atatCCTTACAGTTGTTGGTGCTGTTTTGGTTGGATATGCTACATGCATGCTTCAGCAGGGATTTGGATCCTCTTTCTTCTCAAAAACA TTGAGAGGAGAGTTTAAAGGGCAACCAAGCAACGAGAAACACATGCCAATCCCGGACAGCAGTAAAGAAGATCCTGGATGGCCATCTTTTGGACAACTTATTGCCGACCTTTCTAAGCTATCCTTTGAAGCATTGGCTAGCACATTCACTCAATTCATACCCTCGAATTTCAAATCTAACAGGGTGAATAGAGGACTAACACCACTCAAGGATCGTCTCGTGATGCCCGAAGACGAAGTCAAGCCTCCATTAGTCAATAGAAAATCCACACATGTTACTCATCATACCGAAAATCGGCAGATGCCGCAGGTCCATACTCCAAGCACTGCAGAGAAATATTCAGAAGTAAAGCCTccaaagataaaatcaagcagTTTCAAGGATCCTTCATTGTCAAGTAAGCACCGATCTTCAAAACGACACGAATATGCTGAGTTCTATGGATCCAGTGAGATTCCATCGCACGTTAAATCCAAAAGCCAAAAAGAAAGGACAAGGCATCGACACCGAGAAAAGAGTGGAGAAGTTGGTTCTGCGACAAATGGAGCCGAGTCTAAACCTGTTGAAACAAGGGCGGCTGTTGATCGGAGCAATTCGAAGTTTGACCATTACAGTATGAGGACTAATTATGTTCCTGGAGAGGCATTTAGATTCAATTCTCAGTAA